The following coding sequences lie in one Vibrio sp. BS-M-Sm-2 genomic window:
- a CDS encoding HesA/MoeB/ThiF family protein, whose product MLSDFEFIRYQRQIALPEVGEQGQRNLLNSHVLVIGCGGLGNAAALYLAASGVGRIVLVDDDCVDSSNLQRQVAFKESQLGSPKVEALKQQLNELNGRSQIRTINQRMSESQLELEVMLADLVLDCTDNFESRQQVNQACFSAKTPLISGSAIGWKGQFIVFDYQNQKGCYHCLFPFSHHPQTTRCSDSGIIGPVVGTIGNLQALAAIQRLTRGEFQVATHQLKLFDGQTMNWQNLMVTQDSECPVCSASAVKHLEEETQ is encoded by the coding sequence ATGCTGAGTGACTTTGAGTTCATTCGTTACCAACGACAAATTGCATTACCTGAGGTTGGTGAGCAAGGGCAACGAAACCTGTTAAACAGCCATGTGTTGGTGATTGGTTGCGGCGGTTTGGGTAATGCCGCTGCTCTTTATCTCGCAGCTTCTGGTGTGGGAAGAATTGTGTTGGTCGATGATGATTGTGTTGATTCGTCCAACCTGCAGAGACAGGTAGCGTTTAAGGAGAGCCAATTAGGTTCACCTAAGGTCGAAGCACTTAAACAACAACTGAATGAGCTCAATGGGCGAAGCCAAATAAGAACCATCAATCAACGAATGAGTGAAAGCCAACTTGAATTAGAAGTAATGTTGGCTGATCTCGTGTTGGATTGTACTGACAACTTCGAGTCACGCCAGCAGGTTAACCAGGCATGTTTCAGCGCGAAGACCCCTTTGATTTCTGGTTCTGCAATCGGTTGGAAAGGCCAGTTTATTGTATTTGACTATCAGAATCAGAAAGGGTGCTACCACTGTTTGTTCCCGTTCAGTCATCATCCACAAACGACTCGTTGCAGCGATAGCGGCATCATAGGCCCGGTTGTTGGCACCATAGGTAACCTTCAAGCTTTAGCTGCTATTCAACGTTTAACTCGTGGTGAGTTTCAGGTCGCAACACATCAACTCAAACTGTTCGATGGCCAGACGATGAATTGGCAAAACCTTATGGTTACTCAAGATAGTGAATGTCCCGTGTGCAGTGCGTCTGCAGTTAAGCATTTAGAAGAAGAAACCCAATGA
- the thiS gene encoding sulfur carrier protein ThiS, whose product MSHITISINEQPEQVAHSSSLTDIIHALSLPDLGCVFAINNAVVPRSQWQQTVVNEGDAISLFQAIAGG is encoded by the coding sequence ATGAGCCATATAACGATTTCGATAAACGAGCAACCAGAACAGGTAGCGCACTCGTCGTCTCTAACGGACATTATCCACGCTTTATCACTACCTGACTTGGGTTGTGTATTTGCAATCAATAATGCGGTTGTCCCACGCAGCCAGTGGCAACAAACGGTCGTCAATGAAGGCGACGCTATATCTCTTTTCCAAGCTATTGCAGGGGGCTAA